The genomic interval CGATGTGCCGGACGTCGGACGTGATCCCGGTCGGGTTGGTGACGATGCCGACGCGCTGCCCCTTCAGCAGGGCGTAGCCGTCCGCAGCCAGCCGGTCGAAGCCGGTACGGACCCGCTGCCCGCCCCCGTGGCCGTTCCCGTGCCCGTGGCCCTTGCCGTGCGACGCACCGGCGGCCGCGGGGCCGGCCGATGCGGCCGTGGCCGCGAGGGCTCCCATCGCACCGCCGGCGGTCAGCAAACCACGCCTGGACAGGCTCATTCGGCTACCTCCAAGATCGCGACGAGTGTCATGGCCACGCACGCTAGCGCGCCGAGCGGCCCGGGGGAACGTGTCGGACGGGCCTGCCGCGCCGGGAGTGGCCGATGGGACGCCGCCACCCCTTCCCGCACGACACCCCTTCCCACACGACATACCGACTGGTTAGTCTGCCGGTGTAGTCGGCTGAGAGGTGCGAGAGCGATGAGTACGGTGCAGGGCGCGGGCGTGGTGGTCACCGGGGCCGGAGGCGGCATCGGCGCCGCCCTCGCCCGCAGATTCGCCGCCGAGGGCGCACGGGTCGTCGTCAACGACCTCGACGCGTCCCGGATCGAGGCGCTGGCCGACGAGATCGGCGCCACCGCCGTCGCCGGGGACGCCTCCCGGATCGTGGACACCGCCCGGGACGCCCTGGACGGCACCGTCGACGTGTACTGCGCCAACGCGGGCCTCGCCTCGCCCGGCGACCCGATGGCCGACGAGGAGGTCTGGGCCGCGGCCTGGGACGTCAACGTGATGGCCCACGTCCGGGCGGCCCGCGCGCTGCTCCCGGACTGGCTGGAGCGCGGCAGCGGCCGGTTCGTCGCCACCGCGTCCGCCGCCGGGCTGCTCACCATGATCGGCGCGGCCCCGTACAGCGTCACCAAGCACGGCGCGGTCGCCTTCGCGGAGTGGCTGTCGCTGACCTACCGGCACCGGGGCGTGAAGGTCCACGCCATCTGCCCGCAGGGCGTGCGTACGGACATGCTCACCGCCGCCGGATCGGCCGGCGAACTCGTCCTCGCCCCCGGCGCCATCGAGCCCGAGGCCGTCGCGGACGCCCTGTTCGACGCCATGGCCGAGGACCGCTTCCTGGTCCTGCCGCACCCCGAGGTCGCCGGCTACTACGAAGCCAGGGCCGCCGACACCGACCGCTGGATCCGTGGGATGAACCGCCTCCAGCGCACCTGGGAGGAGACCGGAGCATGACCGAGTCCATCTACGCGGCGAAGCCCTGGCTCCCGCTGCTCAGCGAGGCCCAGCGGGCCCCCGTCCACCCCGCCGAGACCCTGGTGCACGCCTTCCGTGAGTCCGTGGACCGCACCCCGGGCCATCCGGCGCTCGCCTACTTCGACGGCCGCCTCACCTACCGCGAGACGGACGAGCTGTCCGACTCCGTGGCCGGCCACCTCGCCGCCCGGGGCCTGGAGCGCGGCGACCGGGTCGCGATCATGCTCCAGAACTCCCCGCAGTTCGTCCTCGCGCTCCTCGGCGCCTGGAAGGCCGGCGCCACCGTCGTCCCGCTCAACCCGATGTACAAGTCCGCCGAGGTCGGGCACGTACTCAAGGACGCCCAGGTCACCGCCCTGATCTGCGCCGACCGGGCCTGGGAGGCGTACCTCCGGGACACCGCCGCGGCCGCGCCCGGCGTCCGGATCGCGCTCACCGCCTGCGAGCTGGACCTCCAGACGGAG from Streptomyces drozdowiczii carries:
- a CDS encoding SDR family oxidoreductase gives rise to the protein MSTVQGAGVVVTGAGGGIGAALARRFAAEGARVVVNDLDASRIEALADEIGATAVAGDASRIVDTARDALDGTVDVYCANAGLASPGDPMADEEVWAAAWDVNVMAHVRAARALLPDWLERGSGRFVATASAAGLLTMIGAAPYSVTKHGAVAFAEWLSLTYRHRGVKVHAICPQGVRTDMLTAAGSAGELVLAPGAIEPEAVADALFDAMAEDRFLVLPHPEVAGYYEARAADTDRWIRGMNRLQRTWEETGA